A single window of Eucalyptus grandis isolate ANBG69807.140 chromosome 1, ASM1654582v1, whole genome shotgun sequence DNA harbors:
- the LOC120294751 gene encoding transmembrane protein 87B-like produces MICCTPQLAEEKACKLNQVIIQRNPDNPEWPRCMTTSFAGRNQEAKMESVTVKIDKTGMYYLYFMFCDPHLKGTIIKGKKVWRNPSGYLPGKMAPMMVVFGLMSLAYLVLGLMWFLKFVQHWKDVIQLHYHITAVIALGMCESALCYFEYSNLNSTGRRPMVITTWAVTFTAVEKTLSRLILLVVSMGYGVVRPTLGGITSRVLLFGGA; encoded by the coding sequence ATGATATGTTGCACTCCACAGTTGGCTGAAGAGAAAGCCTGCAAATTAAATCAAGTTATTATTCAGAGAAACCCGGATAACCCTGAATGGCCTAGATGCATGACAACTTCCTTTGCTGGGAGAAATCAAGAAGCAAAGATGGAGAGTGTGACGGTCAAGATCGATAAGACAGGGATGTACTACTTGTATTTTATGTTTTGTGATCCACATCTCAAGGGTACCATAATTAAAGGGAAGAAAGTATGGAGAAATCCAAGTGGTTATTTGCCTGGAAAAATGGCTCCTATGATGGTAGTGTTTGGTTTAATGTCATTGGCTTACCTTGTACTTGGACTTATGTGGTTTTTGAAGTTCGTTCAACACTGGAAGGATGTCATACAGTTGCATTACCACATAACTGCAGTTATTGCTCTTGGAATGTGTGAATCGGCTCTCTGCTACTTTGAATATTCCAACTTAAACTCCACTGGAAGAAGACCGATGGTTATCACGACGTGGGCTGTCACTTTTACTGCAGTAGAGAAAACACTCTCGAGACTTATCTTATTGGTAGTGTCAATGGGTTATGGAGTGGTGAGACCTACCCTTGGGGGCATAACCTCAAGAGTGCTTCTTTTTGGTGGAGCATAA